The Bradysia coprophila strain Holo2 chromosome X, BU_Bcop_v1, whole genome shotgun sequence genomic interval tccaaaaatagttttcCCAATGTTCCATATCCAGTCGTTTCGATAGCAGTTATCTTCTTCTCAGGCAATTGAGGGGTGAATAGTGTACGATGATGTTGTTTTAGAAAACCTAGTGAGACGGTGACAATCACGTGATCGGCTCGATATTCTGTTCCATCTGCACAACGGATAACAGCTTCATTTGAACTCCAGTCGATGTTTGTTACTTCCTTGTTCAATTCAATCTTATCATCGACAGGTATAGCTTTTGATGGATCGGGAAGTTTTTTCTGCAACggaataaattgtaatttctttACAGAAAAAGCTTTGTATGGCGAGAATTACCGTTAAGTAatcaaatacaattttgaaacCATGTTCCTTCCAGGTCAACTGCTGGTTGCCCtctaaaaaatttggtttgttAATTTCTCAAATACCCTTTTGTCTATTCAGTGTGGCAGAAATCACCTGCACCATTACTTGACATGAATTTGGAAGACACGTCAAACCAGCTCTCAGAAGAATACAGAGCATTCATTCCCCTTTCACATAGATCTATAACCTGATCTGCTAATTCCTTATCAACATCTTCAAAATCTTTATCCTTAAATGCGTTCCAAAAATTGAGTTCGAAGAACTCGCCAAGCGATTTGTTGAACTTTGCCTGATTTTCACGACCTTCCGCAATCGACATCGATAAATTCATAAgctttgcaaattttatttgatcaaCTAGTTTTCCATCCGAAGTATACACAAGTGAATTATCGGATCCAATTCCATTGTccacaaattcaaaatcatcCTTTACCATTTCGTATACAATATTTCCTTTCTCACCCTGACACCATTGTGCACCTAAATCTACAAAACCTTTACCGAATGGAATGCTGTATACCCTACCGCCAATACGATTTTCAGCTTCCAGCACCACAATGTCATCATATCCATTTTCAAGAAGCTTCACAGCGGCAGAAATTCCAGAAGCACCAGCaccaacaataacaattttagGTGTCTTTTCGTCGGCTGCTATGGATAGCAAACCGTTTAAAATCTGAGTGGAGACCTAATGTTAGGGAAATTGTTAGTTAAATTATCTCCATCTGACTCACTATAAAAAGTGACGTGATCCGTAACGAAGCCCACATTTTAACAGACTAAATTAAATCTgtttaatcgattgatttcgAGTTATTGTAAGGGTGAAAGGTCAGATCAGAAAATAGCTTTGATATAAATCAGTGCCAATGTCGTAGTCGTATTGTAAAATGAAAGGCATTGAATAAGACAGTTGATAGTTGATaatctcgaaaaaaaaattatatttctaaaaatcattGATATTCCGGAAAAAGTTAGAGTTAGCTCAGCAGtctaagttgaaagattttcgCAACTTTTCTCAACTTACAATAACCacctcgtcaaaataaaagtttggaAGTCCGCGGACGTAATGTGTCACCGTTTACATTGTCAAATCAATGACCATTCTGCTCTAACATCATAATTATCCAATCAGTCGTTTTTGTCGTCACTGTAATACTATGGAACCGGTAGTTGAAAGTAACTTTTACATAACACTATCAAGGGCATAGAACCTATTACTGTCGTATTTTCAGGGATAGATGTTTGTTTATTTCGCGATTATctttgaaatatgaaaaaaagatCTGCTTCATATTATACACGcaaggaattttgaaaaccgccCCATTGTTTTCCTGTTTTGCCTCAGTATTTGtcaacatttcgtaaaaggaaaattgccTCAGTATTTGACAACACTtcataaaaggaaaattgccTCAGTATTTGtcaacatttcgtaaaaggaaaattgccTCAGTCTTTGTcatcatttcgtaaaaggaaaactGTCTCAgtctttgtttaaatttcataaaaggaAGATTGCCTCAgtctctaaatcgagttcgcacccatttccaactttcagttttcccaaaagtgctctaaatcgagttcgcacccatttccaacttttagtTTGCCTAAAACCATCATAAATGGAATTCGCGTCGAATTCCATAATTCGTGCTGAATTCTATAATTCGCACCGAATTATATAGTTCGCGCTGACTTCCAATAACACTTTTTCAAAAGTACTGCagatcaaaaaaatgtatggtcTCGAAAGTACAACTCTAGAGTAGAGATTTCCCGACACCAATGTACTGTTGTAACCATTGAAGTAGGAACTAGGAAGTGAGGAATGCCAATGAAggcaattttgtatgaaaattcattttcatggTGTGCTCCATCATTAATGGCAGTAGCAACTGCAAATTAATATTGCTGTAAGTAGTACGGcgcaataatttcaaaaatccttCAGAGTGGAAACACTTTgaaggcgtggttcggaactCATCTTAAGCATGTGGTCCCTCATGCTGACATACAATACCATTACCATATGTAACCCGGCATTAGCTATAGCAACAGCGGTAGCCGAATCTGTCACTTAAATGTGTCCTCCCGGCTGAAAAATACCATACCCTATTATTATAATGGGATAAATTGTACAGCtatcaaaaattagttaatatcacatttttgttttaaattccTAGTATTGTTGTATAATCTTAactcaaaaattgattttgaattcacttaaaatttaaatttattttgataaagtcAAGTGACTAGACTTCTGAAAAATAAACGGCGTTCCTGGCTAGTTTACTTTACTGTGCCTCGCTTGTATGGAAGACGTTGAACCGctcgaatttaaattttttaggaattttttcagaGCAAATCAAAAACTGGACTGtggaaattttcattattaacAGGGGGATGCGGAAAGCTGTCATTTATGAGCCTTGTTTAACAGAAGAAGCTGCATCCACAAATAATTCAGAATTCATAAATCGCAATCCATAAACCTTTTACTAATAGAAGAAAAATACCAATCCAAATAGTCGTTGGCCTCATTAAAATGTAAGTAAACAATTTTAGCGGCTCAACTGAGTTCTAAGGTTTCGATCTCACTCTACAAATatccaaaatgttttaccacTTGATGCTTGAGAAGACTGGTAATTTTTATACTAACatttgttttacaaatttaatattatcCGAAGGATCTGTAATTACTTGTTTCCGTTCGATAAAACGTAAAGTACAACAGGGTCATCCGCAAGAAATTTAGTTATTTTTAGCTGCATTCTATTTATAGGTCCAcgtacagtcaaaggcagtcaattttcagcataaatttgcttcagctgtttttcagctgatccacacatcaatcaaaactggttttccttgttcatacggttgaagctgctgcacgcacgcgcatgatagtggtaaaaccgtataaagacgtataaacggttgtgattgcttgtatggatcagctgaagctaatttatgctgaaaattgactgcttTCGACTGTAACCATACTCCATTTACTGTTACCATTCGTTTTTCTGCTTATTAACCCACAAATATTATCAACTTAAAATTAGTGTGTAATTGCCTCGAAGTGCTAAATGTAGCTTAATGTTGTGGATAATGTACGCTTATCCAAGCTAATGACAAATCTAGTAGATACTTCAAATTCTAAGATTCACAAGGAATGTGTGTGGAGCTTGTGGAATCTGTTAAAAGCTTTTAAGCTAAGTATTCTCGAAGAAAGCGtaatttccaaacaattttttgttggagtTATATAATTAATATAACTCGTTACGTCGAGCACACTAGAATCGTAGCCTAATGAAATGAATATCAACGTAGTAGACTTAGAATTAGGTATAAATACGATGCTTTGTTCAGAGAACTGTTGtcatagaaaaattgtttgaaaattacgATTTCCTCGAGAAGTGTATACTTAGCTTAAAAGCTTTTAACAGATTCCACAAGCTCCACACACATTCCTTACGTATCTTAGAATTTATCGTATCTACTAGATTTGTCATTAGCTTAGATAAGCGCTTCGCTGCAAGATACTGCGTTAGAAAGAACACCGTgtactgattttttttaagtatctCTCGAAATTTGAAAGTGGGTTatgtgaacaaaaaaattatttcaggtAAGAGTTTcatcccacaaaaacctcaaagaggaaaaggtgacgctagtgtagtaaaaattaaacttccaaaacatttgatatcggttttggtgacgcattctgcgcctcaacgtaatcaatttttaccaagaaaattttaacaagaaaatatgtcaacgagaagtttaccgatgagattttacaacgaaagctttacaaaaaaaaatgcgtcacaagtggcagatgctgaggaaacccctcatacgacaataatcatttgccactttgtgacgcattttttgtgacaaacaaatttttcaaattcataatttcgcgcacattttatatgaagcACACTGATCTACTACACAATCATCTTAATATTTTTGGcatatgaatgaaataatggCTTTCATAtaagtgtgtttgtgtgttttttggttttttgcatgaaaatgttttaattaaacttacagaaattaagtaaaaaacttcaataaaatttattgatttgccGATGAAAAAgtcttaaggccagttcatacttgcatacatttttgcgatatatgcgaccatgaactggccttaagatTGAATTGATATAAGTTTTAGCAAAAGTGCGAGCGCAGTTTTCGCAAACAGATGTAGTGGTTCGGAGCTCGTTCaggaacgattttttcttcactgagTTTCGTTCAGTTAACGATGACAGGTGTAACTGTGAGGTTAGATTTCTCACGATGTATTTTGGTCGTGAAATGTTACCCAAATGTCATGAAACTTCGGTGACAATGGATGTGTTGTGGTCTGCGGATATAAATCATTTCGATTTCTGTGGACCATTTGATGAATCGATATGCCAGCGTCGACAGTTCAAGAACAGAGATTTTCCGATGTCAAATCGATCTGACACCGACCTAACAGAACATTTTCATAGAATGGATTTGCATATAAACGGATGTGCTAAAAGTAATCCTGTACGAGTTGGGGGCTGCAAGTAACCACAGTACAGACAGTATTTGCTATATTGTTGTCGAGTGTGTACATCAGAGCGCTGATATTAATCACGAAGTGGCATGCATCCAAGTGCAAAATGCCAAAAACGTCCATCAAATGGCAGCGAGGTTTTTGCGTACAGAACCACCAAGTTTCATGTTGCCAGCGAATGTGTTCGAAGCGGAAGGGGAGCGTATTTGGGAAATCTTGGATACGTGCAATTATATACGAACAAGATATCTTCTCGTCGACTATTTGGATCATGCACTGGAAATATTGCTTGGCTTTGTTCAGACGGGGAATAAGTACGTTTGGCCCGGTCTCATCGATCCGAAAGATTATTAGGACGCAATGACAGCGTGTGGGTACAGTGAGGAAGTGAAGATCATGCCCAAGAAATCATTCAATACTATTACGAGGCATATGAGGAGACGCCTGATGCAATTCAGATCAAAGAAATGGTCGAACTGGATGGTCGATCTTAGAAAAGCGCACTGGAGACtgtgcgaaaatatttttttctgactTTTCATTGCGTCGAATGAATTCTGAATAATGGATGAGTGATGTTCGTCAtggtcaaataaatttctaagaaaCAAAATAGTTCTGTTGTCAGTTGTTTGTGGCACTTCTTTCAGTCTAGTAAGTTTGTCTGTTAAGGTAAGTTAAGGACGCAAGTGAGTATCACTGTAAAgttgaggtcctccacattcataataaataataatttaatcaaataattgcattagtgaggtggAGGTCACAGCCCTCGTCAAAGTTCACCTACGTTCCATCGATTCatacatacaattttttgaaattaatatttgccccaagagtactcgacctcagctttccaacgaacccatacacgctcGTGTCCTCGCccccttacggaaatgaaatccggactacgaaaccccattttcgaatttttgccGATTAccaccagccaggtatggaagatcaaaaaaatcttaaacttgttttggggcctaggcaccaaggcctaactaggtaTATATAAagaagtcccggaaaaaatagcgccgatttcggtcagtcgaaattcaagtcgaaattcaaaagaatccctctgtgggaatgtaaacataaacagaaaattaactCGTAACTTTCACTAACTGTTAGTGTAACATTAAACGAATCGTCAAATCTTCACtgagtgaagaaaaaatcgttcctGAACGAGCTCTCGATACGTATATCAAACCCAcatgaaacatttctattaacTCGAATATGGAGAATGTGCTGAAAATGTGTGAAGACGCTTCATTTCAAGTGGTTTTCAAGTGGTGTTTTCTCCGGATGTAGACCACTGTTTTTAATGAtctatagctcgttgaactcgtattgacgagcactttcgtttgaaaatattttttttttgattccgTTCAGtatggaaaagttaaaatgttcgcctatatataggttCCTTAGTCTCCCGTTAACGGTgagcttgaatttttttttattcgacctctcgtggacatgaaatgtttttagtggtttttgtagagggcggcaccacgagtaagaataacataacaagaaaatatttcgatgggaaaatttgtaattagatcgatttttcgtttttctgtgcCCTGCAGGAAGCTTCGAAAACTGTTTGGACCCTACTGGTGActtgtttgatcacaaaaatatagttactgtttagcctgaggtgtaggctttacagcgataccaatcatgacattcatgactaccaagaaacatcttttatgATGGAAAGTCATTCTACTATGtcgatgtgaattttaaaggctgtatcatacgtggattacttttattttctcttaaaaagtatttttagttaattaacataatttaAGGGGTTAATAAAAGGTCAAAGGATGAGCTTGGATTTCATTCTGACAAAATCTTTGTTGGTACACCTGAACGACCACCCAAATTTCTTCGTATAATGTGTCTCATTTTTTAGTGGAAACAACTAAAATGTTGcagaattagcttagaatgaCTATTGGAGAAACTACgaacgaaacaaaagaaaggtttgttaatttttgactcGAGATAATGCAGTTTACTCATCGGtgcaatttacaaagaaacctATTTCGAGCTAAAAATCTTCTTTCGACCTTTTATTAACCccttaaattatgtaaaataactaaaaataatttataagagaaaataaaagtaatccacgtatgatacagcctttaaaattcacatcgaCATAGCAGAATGACTTTccttcataaaagatgtttgttggtagtcatgaatgtcatgattggtatcgctgtaaagcttagacctcaggctaaacagtaactatatttttgtgatcaaacaagTCACCAGTAGGGTCCAAACAGTTTTCGAAGCTTCCTGCAGGgcacagaaaaacgaaaaatcgatctaattaaaaattttcccatcgaaatattttcttgttatgttattcttactcgtggtgccgccctctacaaaaaccactaaaaacatttcatgtccacgagaggtcgaataaaatttttttcaagctcaccgtgcgttggttgttttcttttcttagggAGTCGACTAGCGTCACgaacctccgctatcgcttcggttcatgattttattgatagGCCTCAGACGCGAATATTTATCTCAATATTTATCTAAATTCATTTCAAGCAGTGATGCAACTATATGTTTGCAGGTATACCGACATTTATTTGAGCCGTCTGAGGCGAAAAATCTTTAATCCGTTAATCCATTTGACGAAACATTCTCGTTCCAAATATCAAAATGAGACAATTTTATTATCGTTGCCACCATTACATAGatattagttatttatctaccaaggtaggtatgaacgtattttttcgcactagatgtcgattgtcgacccgaggcgaagccgagatcgacaagacgtcgtgtgagaaaaaataccggcatacctaccgtggtagatacaacgtttttcgcaatttcgggccataaccacctttccaatgcaaaacatgtcctacattttgttccaaaattcttgtatatacagaaattcatttgaaggatcaagaaggctgcattacAATACACAgtgcaatgtgatgtatagagacgcgttaatgaaatcgagtagtcaatgcttagtatatacgcttcaacaatacgttcggtataattgtgtgactctatagccgattggctatagtcgctgctttgtgttcaaaaaccttttggtgtcgggggttcgatttctggtcaatcgaagatttttatttataaaaatttagccttcgttgaaggtaataggttctttagcgtgcgaaaaaaaagttaatatcgcactgtgtccaggaatacagtgaaataaataccttcaaaacgacattaaatggatgcatggaaaggtgatgattatggaccggaattgcgaaaaaatattttattgaatttactgACGAAATTATGTTCTATACACTGCTGTGCTCCGCTCCATTAACATttgttttcaatatatttagcgcctttttatttttaatatacaAACGGCCTTTATTACATTGATAATTTAGCAAAAATAAACCATTTTTACCGTCACAATAGGTATGACACAAATTGGAATGATTCATTTAGTCCTTGTGTATTTAATAGTCGCATAATAATTGTCTTCGATCTCTTCAACACCTTGCCACTTCGACTTTACTGGCAAGGGTGGTGGAAGTGGTGGAAGTGGTTGTGCGCGAAGCATTGATATATTCCCTAACGACAGCCGTTCCTGACCTGGTTCCTGACCTGGTTCCTGATCTGATTCTTGACTTGATTTCTGACACTCCTCCGTCACGTTATTCCTATGTTACCAATAATATACCTTAATGTGAGAAGTtattaattgaaatgttttaaagcAATGCActgcaagcatgagtggtcGTAGTGACAGAtgccaaatagagtattattttctatgaacATTTTTTCCTTACTCTTTTACGTTGTTAAAATTTGTGCATCAAATGTCCAGTTTCAGAACTATTTGAGGGAAGTTATGCACTAACCGTCATTTAGAGTACAgttcatgcttgaagtgcgttgttcaAAGCCTTACATGGATTCGTTGCTGAAATTTGCATCGACTGTTCCTTGAGTGCATATTATGGTCTTATTAAAGCAAAGTAATTCCATTCGAAAACGGAAACCGACAATTGCGCTTACGATGATAACTATGAGGCAACCTCCGACAATTAGGCTAATAACCAAAGTCTTACTGCTTTCCAGCAACCATGCTGGATTGTCTACAGCGCCATAACGATAGTGAGATATGCAATCCAACGGTGAAACGGTTGTACTATCTGTGTAGATCACACAAATGGTATAAGCTGTTTCCCGGTCAAAACTATTCAACTTAATCTCTCGCTGAtgtgaaataacttcacaGTTTATGTTGGAATTTTCACGATGTGACCATGTGAAATTATTATCCGTATAAACAGCGCCGATCCAAATTACTGCTAGATTTGGCTCAGTGCTGTTAACTACTAAAGACACTTCGTTAAGTTCGACCTTCACGTGGATCCGGTGGTTCGGAAATGTGATCGAAACGTTTTCTTTCTCTACAGTAGGTGAGGAACATTGTTTCTCTATGAATTCAGGACTAGAATCGTATGAAGTAGTAGAAGTTGATTGGGTGGTTGTTGTCGTTGTGGAAGTGGTAGTAGTTGTAGGATCTGGACAAATTTCCTCTTCGCATATTTCGCCAACAAAATTGGAATAATTGCTCATGAACTGCATTAAGAGTTCCATGTCACAATCACAACGCCATGGATTTTCTCCCAagcgaatttttaaaaatggttcATCTGGCACTGGATTTAGATTTaagtttttaaatgtttctatTGGTAACGTGACCAACAGATTCCTCTCAAGTttcaataattgaaaattttctcccAAATTCCTGAATGCACGTTCGCCGATGTCTGTTATTTGGCAGTCGGATAAGTCCAGCTCTTTTACATTTGGTATAGCAGTAAAGCTCAAGTTATTAATTGAACTCAAATTGTATCGAACTTTAACGTACTCCAAGTGCAACAATACGGCAGAATTATCACCGGTGAAACAATCGATTGAAATCGCATTGTTATTTGCGTCCTTTTCAATCAACTCAAATCTCTGGATTGTTTCTTTGACAAATTCCAGCATACCGCTTTCTATGTCACTGATGTTGTCGAATCGTATTTTTGACAAGGTTAAAGATTCTAAAGAGTTTAGACCCTTAAACATATCTTTTTTTAATGCACAAGGACATAGATTTCTTAGCGTAAGTTTTGCGACATTGGAGAATACTTGATGAACAACGAAAGGATTTCCtttaatttgataaatgtTCTCTACGTCCAGATCTAATTCGTTTAATGTTATATTTGCACCGAACCAATTCccttctattttattattagcCACACTATGCAATTTCAGTGAGATTCCCTTTAATCGGCATTCTGATTTCTGGAAAAAgagaatttcacattttctaaaaGGTGCGAAAAGGTCATCATTCCATCTTTTCAAAAGAACTAGTTAACTATAGTGAAAATAAAGATCGGAAAGAGACGAAATGAGCAACCTTCTTCTTCAATGTACAATAAAACTTGAGGAAAGAGGTTACCCATTTCGACGCTTTACAAAATCTATGTTCAACCGTTTAGGTACTAAAATGTACAGGCACATGTTTTATGGAAGTAGCCGTGAACTCTTATTATAGTAATTCAATCAAGTCTATTCCAACGACACACATCCATCCGGTGAGCCTGAATCTTTTAATTAATGATTTATAATAACACAAACATACATCTGTTGCATCGTATAGTCGCTGAATGTAATTCGATGCGTTATCATAAACACATCCTGATACGCACTCAATCATACAATTGATAGTCACACTCCAAAAACAAGGATTTGTAACACAGTATATTGTTCGTTTAGTCATCGCCCCATTTTTCCAGCAAACTCCTTCCTGATCATTACACCGAGCATCAGCTCGCATTGACATCAATATGGAATACAGTGCCATCAATTGTACAATCGAATTATTCGACGACTTGACTAGTTGAccaatcaacatttttccttttataatTTGTTTGTCTGGTCCAATCACTTCtacgaaattgattttattggaAACACACTGGCAACGTATCTTCGCACAAGTTTTGTTGGATTCAGTCGCAGATTCTATTCGCGATAAATTCTGAAGCGACATGATGGTTCACATTTATTCTGCAACCATTGTCTCTATCTCTCCGTACTGACTTCATTTCAGATTAGATTGGaacgaattaattaatttatttatctatTCCATGGCAAATACATTAAATATGGAAGCATACGATCACACGATAagcaattttgtaaattaaatgttATCACACCTGATGCAGATATGTCTGCcatgagatatttttttttcgaaaaagacaTTGCTGGACAATGTTCCCGGAACCAACATGCAATTAAAACTGCTAAGTCGTGAAAGCACTTAGTCTCGCTGGGTAATATTCATTTGCTTTATTAGGGATCTAATTTTCACAgaaccaaattttcaatcaaattcgCTGTATGTCCAGTGCAACTGTGTATCCATCAATCATAGCACTGCTGCGAGTGGTAATACATATGTCT includes:
- the LOC119085616 gene encoding spermine oxidase-like, translated to MWASLRITSLFIILNGLLSIAADEKTPKIVIVGAGASGISAAVKLLENGYDDIVVLEAENRIGGRVYSIPFGKGFVDLGAQWCQGEKGNIVYEMVKDDFEFVDNGIGSDNSLVYTSDGKLVDQIKFAKLMNLSMSIAEGRENQAKFNKSLGEFFELNFWNAFKDKDFEDVDKELADQVIDLCERGMNALYSSESWFDVSSKFMSSNGAEGNQQLTWKEHGFKIVFDYLTKKLPDPSKAIPVDDKIELNKEVTNIDWSSNEAVIRCADGTEYRADHVIVTVSLGFLKQHHRTLFTPQLPEKKITAIETTGYGTLGKLFLEFENPFWPADIKEWASYVFLWTKEDKDSLRGTEREWLTEVYGFGKQIAQPNIIGAYTAGKFIKQFEEISDEQLIDDCMWLLEKFLGRTLPRPINMRRNRWMTSKYFLGSYSYGSMEAQAHNVSLHKDLGETLSSSGNKPVLLISGEATDEFNSGYVHGAVMSGFRTADDILDYYKSNQH